From Novipirellula galeiformis, the proteins below share one genomic window:
- the hpnC gene encoding squalene synthase HpnC, producing MKGDPVRQAERECRRLARSHYENFLVASVLLPHRLRQPFYNIYAFCRTADDLADESATPEAALRALSEFQASLDATFQGHPADGIFLALAKTIPPFRLDQTPFDDLLDAFRQDQHQTRYETVDELNNYCRRSANPVGRIVLRMAEADDNETDLALSDQICTGLQLANFWQDVARDYAIGRIYIPQSELRSFGISESQFDSMASNRSTDKALKRLIQHQCNQTEAFFHRGMPLCDRVPHWLGRSLRLFAGGGLATLDAIRAIDFDVMRKRPKVSKTTQARLVLRSLIARR from the coding sequence ATGAAAGGCGACCCTGTCCGACAAGCCGAGCGAGAGTGCCGACGGCTTGCCCGTTCGCATTACGAAAATTTCCTGGTCGCCAGCGTGCTGTTGCCCCACCGATTGCGGCAGCCATTCTATAACATCTATGCATTTTGCCGCACGGCGGACGATTTGGCCGATGAATCGGCGACGCCCGAGGCAGCCCTGCGTGCCCTTTCCGAATTCCAAGCTTCGCTCGACGCCACGTTCCAGGGGCACCCGGCAGACGGAATCTTCCTTGCACTGGCTAAAACGATCCCCCCGTTTCGTCTGGACCAAACCCCGTTTGACGATTTATTGGACGCCTTCCGCCAAGACCAACATCAAACTCGCTACGAAACGGTTGACGAACTGAATAACTACTGTCGCCGCAGCGCCAATCCGGTCGGCCGGATCGTGCTGAGAATGGCGGAAGCGGACGACAACGAGACCGATTTAGCATTGTCGGATCAAATTTGCACGGGACTTCAATTGGCCAATTTTTGGCAAGACGTGGCGCGAGATTATGCGATCGGGCGAATTTATATCCCTCAATCCGAATTGCGTTCCTTTGGCATTTCCGAGTCGCAATTCGATTCCATGGCGAGCAACCGGTCGACCGACAAGGCACTCAAACGACTGATCCAGCATCAATGCAACCAAACCGAGGCCTTTTTCCATCGCGGGATGCCGCTGTGCGACCGAGTCCCGCATTGGCTTGGACGAAGTCTGCGGTTGTTTGCCGGCGGAGGCCTAGCAACGCTCGACGCCATCCGGGCGATTGATTTCGATGTGATGCGAAAACGCCCCAAGGTCAGCAAGACGACTCAGGCTCGCTTGGTCCTGCGATCCCTGATCGCGAGGCGTTAA
- a CDS encoding class I SAM-dependent methyltransferase, whose protein sequence is MLTTIFAITGTILSVVVGVALQRKSRQWKGRLRDLEADRTELREAVSQLSHRVENQSSAPTLQTCMQRLDCLEHEARKPSVFAKYHPERLRLSDEVLTRMTPIHEQLDRVLFPHEQPLDDLDWMHKLKNKAFPYSLTDEEGLMLYKVIADNQLKSGYEIATAFGYSSFYLGMAFQATGGSLLSVDAYIEEAEEDFQYTEERAREHAESLRAALKNGTESDIPEGLRFARWGAEQLGIANIIDYQVGFSPLHVDELTQGREFDFAFIDGGHFGEQPVKDVESILGRLNPNRFVMAFHDTQCEAVAKAVHFACAKLSVPRITLRTRNQVVFLCRGIDTSALTRYQELTIRQTA, encoded by the coding sequence ATGCTGACAACCATTTTTGCAATAACAGGCACGATTCTTTCTGTCGTAGTCGGAGTCGCATTGCAGCGCAAATCTCGCCAATGGAAAGGGAGGCTGAGAGACCTCGAAGCGGATCGAACCGAATTACGCGAAGCGGTATCGCAATTGTCGCATCGAGTGGAAAACCAATCCTCAGCCCCGACGTTGCAGACCTGCATGCAACGTCTCGATTGCCTTGAACATGAGGCACGTAAGCCTTCGGTGTTTGCCAAGTACCATCCCGAGCGGCTGAGATTGTCCGACGAGGTGCTCACTCGAATGACTCCCATTCACGAACAATTGGATCGAGTGCTATTCCCACATGAGCAGCCCCTCGACGATCTCGATTGGATGCACAAACTTAAAAACAAAGCGTTTCCCTATTCGCTCACTGACGAAGAAGGGTTGATGCTGTACAAGGTGATCGCGGACAACCAACTGAAGAGCGGATATGAGATCGCGACAGCGTTTGGCTACAGCAGCTTTTATCTTGGCATGGCGTTCCAGGCGACAGGCGGATCGTTGCTAAGCGTGGACGCCTATATCGAGGAAGCCGAGGAAGATTTCCAGTACACCGAAGAGCGCGCTCGTGAGCACGCGGAGTCACTTCGCGCCGCTTTGAAAAACGGCACTGAGAGCGACATTCCCGAAGGATTGCGGTTTGCCCGATGGGGCGCCGAGCAGCTCGGGATTGCAAACATCATTGATTACCAAGTCGGTTTCAGCCCGCTTCATGTGGACGAGCTGACGCAAGGGCGAGAATTTGACTTTGCGTTTATTGATGGCGGGCATTTCGGGGAACAGCCCGTCAAAGACGTGGAATCCATCCTGGGACGATTGAATCCCAATCGATTTGTGATGGCGTTTCATGACACCCAGTGCGAGGCGGTCGCCAAAGCGGTTCACTTCGCGTGTGCCAAGTTGTCGGTGCCACGCATTACACTGAGGACACGTAACCAAGTCGTCTTTCTCTGCCGCGGAATCGACACCTCCGCACTGACACGCTATCAAGAATTGACCATTCGCCAAACCGCCTAG
- a CDS encoding sulfotransferase family protein — MLEVIWFRCFPHLFIAIALSETPFHQYPFYSPRFWHGMKPTVWYRLLREGRFRVSASRVGIVIGVSIATPFNTIMGGIQKLLFRRQLREAELHGTPVFIIGHWRSGTTLLHELMVRDERLSSPSTYQCFAPAHFLATEWFFRRFANWLLPGKRPMDNMAAGWDRPQEDEFALLTMGLPSPYRRIAFPNEGPVHLDYLSFDGVDDAAVDHWLKSLRRFLLNVSVATGRPLVIKSPTHTGRIAYLAREFPEAKFIHISRDPRSLFPSTCRLWKGLDEVQALQKPDQETIEPYVIECLEKMYDAFHQQRESIPADRLIDIRYEDLTADPVGTLRNIYQTLRLSDFDAVEPTIQAWAETEHKDYKTNQHQLAPAADELIRSRWASYFERYGYA; from the coding sequence GTGTTAGAGGTGATTTGGTTCCGCTGCTTTCCTCATTTATTCATAGCGATTGCGTTGTCCGAGACTCCCTTCCATCAATATCCGTTCTACTCCCCCCGCTTTTGGCACGGAATGAAGCCGACCGTATGGTACCGGCTGCTACGCGAAGGCCGCTTTCGTGTCTCAGCCAGCCGAGTCGGTATCGTGATCGGGGTCTCGATCGCGACCCCCTTCAACACCATCATGGGGGGCATACAGAAGCTCTTATTCCGCCGCCAACTGCGTGAAGCAGAACTACACGGCACCCCCGTGTTCATCATCGGCCATTGGCGGAGCGGGACGACACTGTTGCACGAGTTAATGGTCCGTGACGAACGGCTGAGCAGTCCATCGACCTACCAGTGCTTTGCGCCGGCTCATTTTTTGGCGACGGAGTGGTTTTTCAGACGGTTTGCCAATTGGTTACTGCCTGGAAAACGCCCCATGGACAACATGGCCGCAGGCTGGGACCGCCCTCAAGAGGACGAGTTTGCCCTGTTGACGATGGGATTGCCTTCGCCCTATCGACGGATTGCGTTTCCAAACGAAGGTCCGGTGCATCTCGACTACCTCAGTTTTGATGGAGTCGATGATGCCGCAGTGGACCATTGGCTGAAATCGCTGCGCCGTTTCTTATTGAACGTCAGCGTCGCGACGGGTCGTCCATTGGTGATCAAAAGCCCGACGCATACCGGCCGAATCGCCTACTTGGCCCGTGAATTCCCCGAAGCCAAATTCATTCACATCAGCCGCGATCCACGTTCGCTTTTCCCATCGACTTGCCGACTGTGGAAAGGACTCGATGAAGTCCAAGCGTTACAGAAGCCCGACCAAGAAACCATCGAGCCCTACGTGATCGAATGCCTCGAAAAGATGTACGATGCGTTTCACCAGCAACGCGAATCGATCCCCGCAGACCGCTTGATCGATATTCGCTACGAAGATCTGACTGCCGATCCCGTTGGAACCTTAAGGAACATCTACCAAACGCTACGCTTAAGCGACTTTGACGCGGTGGAACCAACGATCCAAGCTTGGGCGGAAACCGAGCACAAAGACTACAAAACCAACCAACACCAACTCGCCCCCGCAGCCGACGAACTCATTCGGTCACGTTGGGCGTCTTATTTTGAACGCTATGGATATGCTTGA
- a CDS encoding phytoene/squalene synthase family protein translates to MPEEIPVATSYHFARRLSRRSGSNFYRSFWLLPRPKREAMCALYAFARITDDLGDCNEPAAIRGRWLEWWRQTTAINLISDSSHSKIILPEGPVGEEPAWASQLYQQAREILPALRHTSAQYKIPSRYLLEIIDGVLADQQKTRFETYEQLEHYCYLVASAVGLACLHIWEFEEPLPLESAVDCGLAFQLTNVLRDVVEDAKRGRIYLPRQHYEQHGLCEDDILTLRRDNRLRCLLQDEILRAKRLFDSGWKIWDSIHPDGQPIFSMMWRTYRRLLTRIEEDPTRIAVCRITLSPSDRIGLVSQHFWPPSFRRLPVPPLEVTAPLRGNAQAEVNHR, encoded by the coding sequence ATGCCCGAGGAAATCCCCGTTGCCACTAGCTATCACTTTGCTCGTCGTTTGTCGCGACGAAGTGGAAGCAACTTTTATCGTTCGTTTTGGTTGCTTCCGCGGCCCAAACGCGAAGCGATGTGCGCGCTCTATGCGTTTGCGCGGATCACCGACGATTTGGGAGATTGCAATGAGCCTGCGGCGATTCGTGGCCGGTGGCTAGAGTGGTGGCGTCAAACGACCGCAATCAACTTGATTAGCGACAGTTCGCATTCAAAAATCATCCTTCCCGAAGGCCCGGTGGGAGAAGAGCCAGCATGGGCCAGCCAGTTGTATCAACAGGCTCGAGAAATCTTGCCGGCGCTGCGACACACATCGGCACAATACAAAATTCCGTCGCGGTACCTACTCGAAATCATTGACGGCGTGCTCGCCGACCAACAGAAGACCCGCTTTGAAACCTACGAACAACTCGAACACTATTGCTACCTTGTTGCTTCTGCGGTCGGCTTGGCGTGTTTACATATCTGGGAATTCGAGGAACCGTTGCCGCTCGAATCGGCGGTCGATTGTGGACTCGCTTTCCAATTGACCAACGTCCTCCGCGACGTGGTTGAAGATGCGAAACGGGGACGCATCTATCTGCCGCGACAACATTACGAACAACATGGCTTGTGCGAAGACGATATTTTAACGCTCCGACGGGACAACCGACTTCGCTGCTTGCTCCAAGACGAGATTCTGCGTGCCAAGCGTCTGTTCGATTCGGGATGGAAAATTTGGGACAGCATTCACCCCGACGGACAGCCAATTTTCAGCATGATGTGGCGGACCTATCGACGGTTGTTGACGCGAATCGAGGAAGATCCGACCCGCATTGCCGTGTGCCGAATCACGCTTTCCCCGAGCGATCGAATTGGCCTGGTTTCACAACATTTTTGGCCTCCTAGTTTTCGACGATTGCCGGTCCCGCCTCTCGAAGTGACCGCTCCACTGCGTGGCAACGCCCAAGCGGAAGTGAATCATCGATGA
- the hpnE gene encoding hydroxysqualene dehydroxylase HpnE — protein MSGSEDRRHVVIVGGGVAGLAAAECIVRHHPEHFRVSVLEAKRVAGGRAGSFTDPDSGETLDYCQHVAMGCCTNLIGLLSRCGLTDALRRYKSLTFFHPHFPPSKFTPSTWLPAPLHLASVIGKLNYLNRKQKNEIRRGLWKLIRSSHHQLDHAIASEWLQSHGQSAETIRLFWDVILTSALGESSQHASMTAARKVFVDGFAAARGASDVLVPDRPLSTLFGRDVVGVLTQLGVKVRCATPAQKIQTHQGNLQAVLTSDGQRIAADHVISAVPWHTVARLFDDPEIARILPRLSSFEHFPSSPISGLHLWFDRPITERPHAVLVDTLTQWLFRQPCGQFQAAKNSSEHYYQVVISGSHPMSGSSKDEIVRQVLSELGAVFPPTKSATLLRHRVVTDPNSVFSVRPTVEQLRPSPSPAPEKLPWLCLAGDWTRTGWPATMEGAVISGIQAAGGVFENAGLPSIAPDPGLKRGWLANCMIAH, from the coding sequence ATGAGCGGCAGTGAGGATCGGCGTCATGTCGTGATCGTCGGTGGCGGGGTAGCCGGTTTAGCTGCCGCGGAATGCATCGTCCGTCATCATCCCGAGCACTTCCGTGTGAGCGTGCTCGAAGCCAAACGCGTCGCTGGCGGACGAGCGGGATCGTTCACGGACCCCGATAGCGGCGAAACGCTCGATTATTGCCAACATGTGGCGATGGGCTGTTGCACAAACCTGATTGGGCTGTTGTCGCGATGTGGGCTTACCGATGCACTGCGACGTTACAAGTCACTGACGTTCTTCCACCCTCATTTTCCTCCCAGCAAATTCACCCCTTCGACATGGCTGCCCGCACCGCTGCATCTCGCCAGCGTGATTGGGAAGCTAAATTACTTGAATCGAAAGCAGAAAAATGAAATCCGTCGCGGGCTGTGGAAACTGATTCGCAGCTCACATCACCAACTCGATCACGCGATCGCATCCGAGTGGCTGCAATCCCATGGGCAAAGCGCCGAGACGATTCGATTGTTCTGGGACGTGATTTTGACCAGTGCGTTAGGAGAATCCAGCCAACACGCCTCGATGACGGCAGCGCGAAAGGTCTTTGTCGATGGCTTTGCGGCGGCACGCGGCGCTTCGGATGTGCTAGTTCCCGATCGCCCGCTCTCGACGCTCTTTGGGCGTGACGTCGTGGGCGTGCTCACGCAACTTGGGGTCAAGGTACGCTGTGCAACCCCAGCCCAAAAAATCCAAACGCACCAGGGAAACCTTCAAGCCGTACTCACCAGTGACGGACAACGGATCGCAGCGGACCACGTGATCAGCGCCGTCCCATGGCACACCGTTGCACGGCTGTTTGATGATCCCGAAATCGCTCGGATCCTGCCTCGCTTGAGTTCGTTTGAACACTTTCCATCCTCCCCGATCAGCGGGCTGCACTTGTGGTTCGATCGCCCCATCACCGAGCGTCCCCACGCGGTGTTGGTCGACACGTTGACGCAGTGGTTGTTTCGCCAGCCGTGTGGCCAATTCCAAGCTGCGAAAAACAGCTCGGAGCACTACTACCAAGTGGTGATCAGCGGATCGCATCCGATGAGCGGATCGTCAAAGGATGAGATCGTCCGGCAAGTGTTGTCGGAATTAGGGGCCGTGTTTCCACCGACCAAGTCCGCAACGCTACTGCGGCACCGCGTCGTCACCGACCCCAACTCGGTGTTCTCCGTCCGGCCAACGGTCGAGCAACTTCGTCCGTCACCCTCCCCTGCCCCGGAGAAATTACCCTGGCTTTGCCTCGCAGGCGACTGGACACGCACCGGTTGGCCCGCGACGATGGAAGGCGCCGTAATCAGCGGCATCCAAGCCGCGGGCGGTGTTTTTGAAAACGCCGGGTTACCGAGTATCGCCCCCGACCCGGGACTGAAACGCGGCTGGTTGGCCAACTGCATGATCGCTCACTAA
- a CDS encoding MazG nucleotide pyrophosphohydrolase domain-containing protein gives MYYEKDVARGVEGTFMWLMEEVGELSSALRGNDRENLAEEFADVIAWLATIANVAEIDLNAALVAKYGHGCPGCRRLVCECPDSEKP, from the coding sequence ATGTACTATGAAAAAGACGTCGCTCGGGGGGTCGAAGGCACCTTTATGTGGTTGATGGAGGAGGTGGGGGAATTATCGTCGGCGCTCCGCGGCAACGATCGCGAAAACTTGGCCGAAGAGTTTGCTGACGTGATCGCTTGGTTGGCAACGATCGCCAATGTGGCTGAAATCGACCTCAACGCGGCGCTGGTTGCTAAGTACGGTCACGGTTGTCCCGGTTGTCGTCGCTTGGTTTGCGAATGCCCCGATTCCGAGAAACCGTGA
- a CDS encoding HAD family hydrolase — protein sequence MTKIKAVIFDMDGVLVDAKEWHFDALNRALALFGFHISQLEHVRDYDGLPTRHKLEMLTQKQGLPSSLHRFINQMKQTYLYEIVEQQCVPNPQHIETLHRLREEGFSVALASNSIRRSVDLLMERTDLGQFMQCTFSNEDVALPKPHPEIYQLTMQRLGFLPEECLVVEDGLYGIQAAQQAGAHVHRVDTVHDVHYAGICQTIQQLESQTPLRRAV from the coding sequence ATGACCAAGATTAAGGCAGTCATTTTCGACATGGATGGCGTTCTGGTTGACGCGAAAGAGTGGCACTTCGATGCGCTAAATCGTGCCTTGGCTCTGTTTGGATTCCACATCAGCCAATTGGAGCATGTACGAGATTATGATGGGCTTCCCACTCGGCATAAGCTTGAAATGCTGACACAGAAGCAAGGGTTACCGTCGTCGCTTCATCGGTTTATCAACCAGATGAAGCAGACATACTTGTATGAGATTGTTGAGCAGCAATGTGTTCCTAACCCGCAGCATATCGAGACGCTTCATCGATTGCGTGAGGAAGGTTTCTCGGTTGCACTTGCATCGAATTCGATTCGTCGCAGTGTCGACCTCTTAATGGAACGCACCGACCTCGGGCAGTTTATGCAGTGTACGTTTAGCAACGAAGATGTTGCGTTACCCAAACCGCATCCTGAGATCTACCAATTGACCATGCAGCGACTCGGGTTTCTTCCCGAAGAGTGTTTGGTCGTTGAGGATGGTTTGTACGGGATACAAGCCGCCCAGCAGGCAGGCGCCCATGTCCACCGGGTCGATACGGTTCACGACGTTCACTACGCTGGCATTTGTCAGACGATTCAACAGCTCGAATCGCAGACGCCATTACGCCGGGCCGTTTGA
- the ispH gene encoding 4-hydroxy-3-methylbut-2-enyl diphosphate reductase — MKIILAAPRGFCAGVNMAIDSLDLTLQKFGPPVYVYHEIVHNQYVVNTFRDKGAVFVNEIDEVPEGSVLLFSAHGVSPQVREAAKARSLNALDATCPLVTKVHLEAIKYAKAGYTIILIGHDGHDEVIGTMGEAPEAILLVEDEADVAELQVKDESKLAYLTQTTLSVDDANRVINKLRERFPHIESPPKGDICYATQNRQEAVRVLSDDVDVVVVLGSQNSSNSQRLRELAAEGGKQAYLIDGPDDLDLDYFTAASTVLITAGASAPESVVQATIDWLIKHFDATVEVKQIREESVHFPLPKPLRAFAAEVQAQ, encoded by the coding sequence ATGAAGATCATTTTGGCAGCACCGCGAGGATTTTGTGCGGGCGTAAATATGGCGATCGATTCCCTCGATTTGACGCTCCAGAAATTTGGGCCGCCCGTTTATGTCTATCACGAAATCGTTCACAACCAATACGTGGTCAATACGTTTCGCGATAAGGGAGCCGTCTTCGTTAACGAGATTGACGAGGTACCCGAAGGCAGCGTGTTGCTCTTTTCCGCTCACGGCGTCTCTCCGCAAGTCCGTGAGGCGGCCAAAGCCCGCAGCTTGAACGCCCTCGATGCCACCTGTCCCTTGGTCACCAAGGTGCACCTCGAAGCGATCAAGTACGCCAAGGCGGGGTACACGATTATCTTGATCGGTCACGATGGCCATGATGAAGTGATCGGCACGATGGGGGAGGCGCCCGAGGCGATTCTGTTGGTCGAAGATGAAGCGGATGTTGCCGAGTTGCAGGTCAAGGATGAGTCCAAGCTCGCTTATTTGACCCAGACAACATTGAGTGTCGATGATGCTAATCGAGTGATCAACAAGCTTCGCGAGCGATTCCCCCATATCGAAAGTCCTCCCAAAGGCGACATTTGCTACGCAACTCAGAATCGCCAGGAAGCGGTGCGAGTGCTATCGGATGACGTCGATGTGGTAGTGGTATTGGGCAGCCAAAATAGTAGCAACAGCCAGCGTCTTCGTGAGCTTGCGGCCGAAGGTGGGAAGCAAGCCTATTTGATCGATGGCCCGGACGACCTCGATTTGGATTACTTTACAGCCGCCTCGACCGTTCTGATTACGGCCGGAGCGAGTGCCCCCGAATCGGTGGTGCAAGCGACGATCGATTGGTTGATCAAGCATTTTGATGCGACCGTGGAAGTGAAGCAGATTCGCGAGGAATCGGTCCACTTTCCGTTGCCCAAGCCACTCCGGGCGTTCGCCGCGGAAGTGCAAGCTCAATAG
- a CDS encoding 3-keto-disaccharide hydrolase has protein sequence MDMLDLFTNQRRDFPCAAFSLPLATLSLLALLASGCSSKTPPAGDPTENATASETATDSQTSFDRQAYEATADELLAARLDEADASAGWIRLFDGHTFFGWEIAGNANWRIEDETITVDQGEPSLLCTSMPWTNYELTLEFNADEQTNSGVFLRTPLEVDDPATECYEVNIAGDDNPFPTGGVVKRQKASDKAPKQTYGQWRTMQIQLDGKRLQITVDDQLVCEYTDETTLAAGRIGLQHNGGRIAFRNIRLRPLGLNSLLDQDLSQWKKYPEMKTEYTVNDEGVLQVKGGKGQIETKQTYDDFVLLAEYKLPQPEINSGIFFRCIPGLEMMGYECQVSNAMKDGSPLTPGDCGTGGIFRRQDARFVAGESGKWATVVLAAHGAKIAAWVGGVQVSNWQDDREPHENPRKGKRLEAGTIMIQGHDPTTDAQFKKFEIASLAASAEQPAK, from the coding sequence ATGGATATGCTTGACTTGTTTACCAACCAACGCCGTGATTTCCCCTGTGCCGCGTTTTCACTGCCCCTAGCAACCCTTTCGCTGCTGGCGCTGCTCGCATCGGGATGCAGTTCCAAAACGCCGCCCGCGGGCGACCCAACCGAAAACGCCACAGCAAGTGAAACCGCAACCGATTCACAAACGAGCTTCGATCGGCAAGCGTACGAAGCCACCGCAGACGAATTGCTCGCCGCCCGCTTGGATGAAGCCGATGCCTCGGCGGGTTGGATTCGTTTGTTCGACGGACACACCTTCTTTGGCTGGGAAATCGCGGGCAACGCCAATTGGCGAATCGAAGACGAAACGATCACCGTCGATCAAGGCGAACCTTCGCTGCTCTGCACGTCGATGCCGTGGACGAACTATGAATTGACGCTCGAGTTCAACGCCGACGAACAAACCAATAGCGGCGTGTTCCTTCGCACTCCGCTAGAAGTCGACGATCCTGCGACCGAGTGTTACGAAGTCAACATCGCTGGGGACGACAATCCCTTTCCTACCGGTGGTGTGGTCAAACGCCAAAAGGCTTCGGACAAAGCCCCCAAGCAAACGTACGGCCAATGGCGAACGATGCAAATCCAACTCGATGGCAAACGTTTGCAAATCACCGTCGATGACCAATTGGTATGCGAATACACTGACGAAACAACCTTAGCGGCGGGCCGAATCGGGCTGCAACATAACGGGGGCCGTATCGCGTTTCGCAACATCCGCCTTCGCCCGCTCGGTTTGAATTCGCTGCTCGACCAAGACCTTTCGCAGTGGAAAAAGTACCCCGAAATGAAGACCGAATACACGGTCAACGACGAAGGGGTGCTGCAAGTCAAAGGGGGCAAAGGGCAAATCGAAACCAAACAAACGTATGATGACTTTGTCTTGCTCGCCGAATACAAGCTGCCTCAACCCGAGATCAACTCAGGCATTTTCTTCCGCTGTATCCCTGGGCTGGAGATGATGGGATACGAGTGCCAAGTCAGTAACGCGATGAAGGACGGATCACCATTGACGCCGGGCGATTGCGGAACTGGGGGCATCTTTCGCCGCCAAGACGCTCGATTCGTCGCGGGCGAATCGGGCAAATGGGCCACCGTTGTGCTGGCCGCCCACGGCGCCAAGATCGCCGCTTGGGTAGGCGGAGTGCAAGTCAGCAATTGGCAAGACGATCGGGAACCGCACGAAAACCCGCGCAAAGGCAAACGTCTCGAAGCGGGCACGATCATGATCCAAGGCCACGATCCCACGACCGACGCTCAGTTCAAAAAATTTGAAATCGCCAGCCTCGCAGCCTCCGCGGAGCAACCAGCCAAGTAA